In Marinitoga sp. 1197, the following proteins share a genomic window:
- a CDS encoding DUF998 domain-containing protein → MRRAFGLLSIIIFFIFTSVSIFINKNWWNILNYTFSKLGKPALALSPWIFSVGVIIGGIFMSIHGFLVISHSENKLKIVGGSYVILSGIFMILSGVFSDGTKSHDFIALSTFLFFYTGNLLYGLGSYDKKIRNCFITIFIAAIVGLLLPIWPSLGILEIYGLSLVVIECILIIYEKDPVLSLK, encoded by the coding sequence ATGAGACGAGCTTTCGGATTATTAAGCATAATAATATTTTTTATTTTTACAAGTGTTAGTATTTTCATTAATAAAAATTGGTGGAATATTCTCAACTATACTTTCAGCAAACTTGGAAAACCAGCGCTCGCTTTATCGCCATGGATTTTTTCTGTAGGAGTCATAATCGGTGGAATTTTTATGAGTATCCATGGATTTCTTGTTATTTCACACTCCGAAAACAAACTTAAGATTGTTGGAGGCTCTTATGTTATACTATCAGGAATTTTTATGATTCTTTCTGGGGTTTTCTCTGATGGGACGAAATCACACGATTTTATAGCGCTTTCTACATTCTTGTTTTTCTATACTGGAAACCTATTATACGGTCTTGGAAGCTATGACAAGAAGATTAGAAATTGCTTTATAACCATTTTTATTGCCGCAATTGTTGGACTTTTACTCCCAATATGGCCGTCACTCGGGATCCTTGAAATTTATGGTTTATCTTTGGTTGTTATTGAATGTATACTAATTATCTATGAAAAAGACCCTGTTTTATCCTTAAAATAA
- a CDS encoding AAA-like domain-containing protein — MNSKKKFINDFRKSLKEMGADELKIKNLKRINNIIFEIAEKENKEIILMVDDFEKLKTLEVLNEFLHTIRAMFHMKKEYKLRSVIFSGAKYIPIMPDDKGSPYNIAEHMEIPYFTKGQVYDLLSQHEKETGQIFEEKVKELIWHNAAGQPGLTNGLAYDLVMKKAKGEKIITEKHFEKTLYDYMYVYIDKNIANIINKAKNEKDLIMKILFEPNNVEFNIYDENIKFLYLNGLIDNCNGKCCVRVPLYYKALYARFKPKVNIDNS; from the coding sequence ATGAATTCAAAAAAAAAATTTATAAATGATTTTAGAAAGTCCCTTAAAGAGATGGGAGCAGATGAATTAAAAATAAAAAATTTAAAAAGAATAAATAATATTATTTTTGAAATAGCAGAAAAAGAAAATAAAGAAATAATATTGATGGTAGATGATTTTGAAAAATTAAAAACTTTAGAAGTATTAAATGAATTTTTGCATACAATAAGAGCGATGTTTCATATGAAAAAAGAATATAAATTGAGAAGTGTAATATTTTCAGGTGCAAAATATATTCCTATAATGCCTGATGATAAAGGGAGTCCTTACAACATAGCAGAACACATGGAAATACCCTACTTTACGAAAGGACAAGTATATGATTTACTTTCACAACATGAAAAAGAAACAGGACAAATATTCGAAGAAAAAGTAAAAGAATTAATATGGCACAACGCAGCAGGACAACCAGGATTAACCAATGGTCTTGCATATGATTTAGTAATGAAAAAAGCAAAAGGAGAAAAAATAATAACAGAAAAACATTTTGAAAAAACGTTATATGATTACATGTATGTTTATATAGACAAAAACATAGCAAATATAATAAACAAAGCAAAAAATGAAAAGGATTTAATAATGAAAATATTATTTGAACCAAATAATGTAGAATTTAATATATATGACGAAAACATAAAATTCTTATATTTAAATGGTTTAATAGACAATTGTAATGGAAAGTGCTGTGTAAGGGTACCATTATACTATAAAGCATTATATGCAAGGTTTAAACCAAAAGTAAATATTGATAATAGTTGA
- a CDS encoding ATP-binding protein produces MGGEIIFIDRFEERDFFEKILNSNRKEVFILYGRRRIGKSFLLKEVSKNKNALYYTARKISPKEQLKIFSMKVGEFLNFGKINFENWEDAFRILFELSKKENLILILDEFQYMVEKNQEMLSILQLLIDEFENSKIKLILCGSSISFMEGILSYNNPLYGRKTGNLMLNPIAFKDISLFLPNYDYHFLMIVYSIIGGVPYYLQLWDNNIDIFENIEKLFLTLGAPLKEEPYFILTQELRETSVYQSILEALANGKTRINEITTFIGEKDSRKIQPYLKSLQLLKIVKRIYPAFTKNPHRIKNFLYKIDDQLFNFWYRYIFPYKENVDLNDYSNVLEVIKRDLPQYVSFEFEKQSINYLKEKFNLIEAGNYWNKDIEIDMLGKDFENKIYAAEIKWRNRKMNVKDFYNLKLKTERLKMEIDNFILVSKSGFEENLIRLLEEEKIILIEFTAEKGWKILKSSDGIY; encoded by the coding sequence ATTGGAGGTGAAATTATTTTTATAGATAGATTTGAGGAAAGAGATTTTTTTGAAAAGATTTTGAATTCCAATAGAAAAGAAGTTTTTATATTATATGGCAGAAGAAGAATTGGGAAGAGTTTTTTATTAAAAGAAGTATCAAAAAACAAAAATGCATTATATTATACTGCAAGAAAAATTTCTCCAAAAGAACAGTTAAAAATTTTTTCAATGAAAGTAGGAGAATTTTTGAATTTTGGCAAAATTAATTTTGAAAACTGGGAAGATGCATTTAGAATTCTGTTTGAATTATCAAAAAAAGAAAATTTAATTTTAATTTTAGATGAATTTCAGTATATGGTTGAAAAGAATCAGGAAATGCTTTCAATACTTCAATTATTGATTGATGAATTTGAAAATTCTAAAATCAAACTAATCTTATGTGGATCAAGCATAAGTTTTATGGAAGGTATCTTGAGTTATAATAATCCATTATATGGAAGGAAAACAGGAAATTTAATGTTGAATCCTATTGCTTTTAAAGATATTAGTTTGTTTCTTCCGAATTATGATTATCATTTTTTAATGATTGTTTATTCAATTATAGGAGGCGTTCCATATTATTTACAATTATGGGATAATAATATCGATATTTTTGAGAATATAGAAAAGCTATTTTTAACGCTTGGCGCTCCATTGAAAGAAGAACCATATTTTATTTTAACTCAAGAATTAAGGGAAACTTCTGTATATCAATCTATTCTTGAAGCACTTGCTAACGGAAAGACAAGGATCAATGAGATAACAACATTCATTGGAGAAAAAGACTCCAGGAAAATACAACCATATTTAAAATCCCTTCAACTTTTAAAGATAGTAAAAAGAATATATCCAGCATTTACGAAAAATCCACATAGAATAAAAAATTTTTTGTATAAGATAGATGATCAGTTATTTAATTTCTGGTATAGATATATTTTTCCATATAAGGAAAATGTGGATTTAAATGATTACTCAAATGTTTTGGAAGTCATAAAAAGGGATTTGCCACAATATGTATCATTTGAATTTGAAAAACAGAGTATAAATTATTTAAAAGAAAAATTTAATTTAATTGAAGCAGGCAATTATTGGAATAAGGACATTGAAATAGATATGCTAGGAAAGGATTTTGAAAATAAAATTTATGCAGCGGAAATAAAATGGAGAAATAGAAAGATGAATGTAAAGGATTTTTATAATCTAAAACTTAAAACAGAAAGATTAAAGATGGAGATAGATAATTTTATTCTTGTTTCAAAAAGTGGATTTGAAGAAAATTTAATAAGGTTATTAGAAGAAGAAAAAATAATTCTTATTGAATTCACAGCTGAAAAAGGATGGAAAATTTTAAAGAGTAGTGATGGTATTTATTAA